CTCCACGCCGCCGTATGCCTTGGCCTGGACTACCTCTTCCTCGCCGACCAGTTGCCAGGAGTCCCGGCCGATCAGGCCCGTCTCGCCGAAGCCGACCACGCCGTCGCCCTGCGGCCCTGCCGGTGCCGCTCCGGGAACGCCCGTGGCCGGAACCTGGAAGGGGCTACCCCCGATAGGCGTCGTGCTCATAGGTACACCTCTGGCTCTCCGAGTCTTCCATGCGATCCGGAGGGGCGCCACTTTCGTGTTTTAATCGTCATTTCTCAGGCTGAAAAGGCGCCGGCAATCTCGCGTTGACCCGGATGTTCGGCGGTGGTACCTTGGAGTGCTTGTTTGAGCGCTTTTGCGGAGGTTTCAGGAGGTTTCTCTCATGGCGATACGCGTCGGTATCAATGGCTTCGGGCGGATCGGCCGCCAGGTCCTGCACATCGGCATCAACAACCCGGAGATAGAGTTCGTCGGCATCAACGACCTGACCGATGCCAGGACCTCCGCGCAGCTTTTCAAGTACGACTCGGTGCACGGCCGCTTCGACGGGACCGTCGAGGCCGTGGACGGCGCCATCGTCGTCAACGGCAAGCGCATCCCCATCTCCGCCGAGCGCGATCCCGCCAAGCTGCCCTGGAAGCAGCTCGGCGCCGACATCGTCATCGAATCGACGGGCTTCTTCACCGACGGCAGCAAGGCCACGGCCCACATCGAGGCCGGTGCCCGCAAGGTCATCATCTCGGCGCCCGCGAAGAATGAGGACATCACCGTGGTCCTGGGCGTCAACGAAGACAAGTACGACCCCGAGAAGCACCACGTCATCTCGAATGCGTCCTGCACGACCAACTGCCTGGCGCCCGTCGCCAAGGTCCTCAACGACCATTTCGGCATCGTCAACGCCCTGATGACCACGTGCCACGCCTACACCAACGATCAGCGCGTGCTCGACTTCCCGCACGAGGATCCGCGCCGCGCCCGCGCCGCCGGGATCAACATCATCCCGACTTCCACGGGCGCCGCCAAGGCCATCGGCCTGGTCGTGCCGGAGCTCAAGGGCAAGTTCCACGGGATCGCCTTCCGCGTGCCGGTGGCCGACGGCTCCGTCATCGACCTGGTGGCCAACCTGGCCAAGGACGTCACCGCCGAAGACGTCAACGCCGCGCTCGACAAGGCCGCTTCGTCCGATCGCATGGGGCGCTACCTGGCGTTCACCCACGATCCGCTCGTCTCGTCGGACATCATCGGCGACACCCACAGCTCCATCGTGGACGGCGACATGACGATGGTCGTGGACAACCGCATGGTCAAGGTCGTGTCCTGGTACGACAACGAGTGGGGCTACTCCTGCCGCCTGGTGGACCTGTGCGTGTATGTCGGCAAGAAGCTCCCGGTAGCGGTCTAGGACGTCGATGTCGGCCGTCTGCGTCGTCAGCCTGCGCCCGGCGGGTCCTCACGTACGTCTCAGTACGCTGCGGCCCGCCGGGCTTGCCTTCCTAGCATCCGGCTCGACCTCGACATACCTAGACCCCAGAAGGGAGCCGCTTTGACCTTCCGGACGATCGACTCGCTGGGGCCGGACGATCTCCGCGGCAAGCGCGTGCTCGTCCGCGAAGACCTCAACGTGCCGCTGGAAGGCGGCGCCATCTCCGATGACACGCGCATCCGCGCGGCGGTGCCCACGCTGGCGGCGCTGCGCGATCGGGGGGCGCGGGTCGTCGTCGTGTCGCACCTGGGCCGCCCCAAGGGCCCGGACCCGGCATTGTCGCTGGCGCCGGTTGCCCGGCGGCTGGGGGAATTGCTGGGCGTCGAGGTGAGGATGGCTCCCGGCGTCGTGGGACCCGAGGTCGAGGCGGCTGTCCAGGCGCTGGCGCCGGGCGAGGTCATGCTGCTCGAAAACGTGCGCTACTTCCCCCAGGAAGAAAAAAACGACCCCGATTTCGCCAGGCAACTGGCCG
The sequence above is a segment of the Candidatus Tanganyikabacteria bacterium genome. Coding sequences within it:
- the gap gene encoding type I glyceraldehyde-3-phosphate dehydrogenase; amino-acid sequence: MAIRVGINGFGRIGRQVLHIGINNPEIEFVGINDLTDARTSAQLFKYDSVHGRFDGTVEAVDGAIVVNGKRIPISAERDPAKLPWKQLGADIVIESTGFFTDGSKATAHIEAGARKVIISAPAKNEDITVVLGVNEDKYDPEKHHVISNASCTTNCLAPVAKVLNDHFGIVNALMTTCHAYTNDQRVLDFPHEDPRRARAAGINIIPTSTGAAKAIGLVVPELKGKFHGIAFRVPVADGSVIDLVANLAKDVTAEDVNAALDKAASSDRMGRYLAFTHDPLVSSDIIGDTHSSIVDGDMTMVVDNRMVKVVSWYDNEWGYSCRLVDLCVYVGKKLPVAV